In one Bacillus rossius redtenbacheri isolate Brsri chromosome 11, Brsri_v3, whole genome shotgun sequence genomic region, the following are encoded:
- the LOC134536781 gene encoding damage-control phosphatase ARMT1-like isoform X1 — MLPGNNNVTPKHARRSAKYDKSLAYFTMKDGLPVILTRIVDYLVRCKEEIIQQYGEKAREEIKTVIGRLSELKNEIQTNKLIVPLMCEAEDADQWNAFLGDQENRDGEVRWFTTVSLHAECYMYRRVKQSFELTGSLRKFDPFFAGKETSFMSSLEACVKIAEKQFQLLRRDDVPQDEIKQQFMELIKLSLYSNKFDMAMTLGISKGATNEEALDYAGRFLDYLSDDSEDIWEYLSQSEDIQVIDVVLDNAGFELFVDLCLADFLYTCIGAKRVRLHAKAMPWFVSNATLRDVNWLIETLSRVGAYSPGLPELGKRWRKYFDCGVWILETSSFWTLPYDFSEMERVDGDLYQSLTDSFLIIFKGDINYRKLLGDINWPFTTSFHSALRGFSPAHIAVLRIVKSDVLCGLTADQEETVLTKGPRWYTHGQYAAIQYD, encoded by the exons atgctTCCAGGGAATAATAATGTTACGCCAAAACATGCTCGTAGGTCAGCTAAATATGACAA aagtctTGCATACTTTACCATGAAAGATGGGCTTCCCGTGATTTTAACAAGAATTGTTGATTACCTGGTGAGGTGTAAAGAAGAAATAATACAGCAGTATGGTGAG AAAGCGAGAGAAGAAATAAAAACTGTAATTGGCCGGTTGTCGGAATTGAAAAATGAGATTCAAACCAATAAGCTGATTGTGCCCTTGATGTGTGAGGCTGAAGATGCTGACCAGTGGAATGCGTTCCTCGGTGATCAGGAAAACAGAGATGGGGAGGTGCGGTGGTTTACCACTGTATCCCTGCATGCAGAATGCTACATGTACCGACGAGTAAAGCAGAGTTTCGAACTGAC TGGTTCCCTGCGGAAGTTTGACCCGTTCTTTGCGGGTAAGGAAACATCGTTCATGAGCTCCCTGGAGGCTTGCGTGAAGATTGCGGAGAAGCAGTTTCAGCTGCTGAGAAGAGATGACGTACCACAGGACGAAATCAAGCAGCAGTTCATGGAACTTATCAag CTGAGCTTATACAGCAACAAGTTTGACATGGCCATGACGCTAGGGATAAGTAAAGGAGCCACAAACGAAGAGGCATTAGATTATGCAGGCCGATTCCTGGACTACTTGTCAGATGACTCTGAAGACATTTGGGAATATCTTTCACAATCTGAAGACATCCAGGTGATAG ATGTGGTGTTAGACAATGCTGGTTTTGAACTATTTGTTGACTTATGCTTGGCTGATTTCCTCTACACATGCATTGGAGCGAAGAGAGTTCGTCTGCACGCAAAAGCCATGCCTTGGTTCGTGTCTAACGCCACACTTCGCGACGTGAACTGGCTCATAGAGACGCTGTCTCGTGTTGGCGCCTACTCTCCCGGCTTGCCGGAGCTTGGCAAGCGATGGCGGAAGTACTTCGACTGCGGAGTGTGGATTCTCGAAACCAGCAGCTTTTGGACTTTGCCATATGATTTCTCTGAAATGGAGCGAGTTGACGGCGACTTGTACCAGTCGCTGACAGAcagttttttgataattttcaaaggTGACATAAATTACAGAAAGCTCTTGGGCGATATAAACTGGCCATTCACCACGAGTTTCCACAGTGCACTTAGAGGCTTCAGTCCTGCTCATATTGCTGTGTTGCGTATTGTGAAATCTGATGTTTTGTGCGGGCTGACGGCTGATCAAGAAGAAACGGTTCTGACCAAAGGCCCGCGTTGGTACACACATGGGCAGTATGCTGCGATTCAGTACGACTGA
- the LOC134536781 gene encoding damage-control phosphatase ARMT1-like isoform X3, protein MLPGNNNVTPKHARRSAKYDKSLAYFTMKDGLPVILTRIVDYLVRCKEEIIQQYGEKAREEIKTVIGRLSELKNEIQTNKLIVPLMCEAEDADQWNAFLGDQENRDGEVRWFTTVSLHAECYMYRRVKQSFELTGSLRKFDPFFAGKETSFMSSLEACVKIAEKQFQLLRRDDVPQDEIKQQFMELIKLSLYSNKFDMAMTLGISKGATNEEALDYAGRFLDYLSDDSEDIWEYLSQSEDIQMWC, encoded by the exons atgctTCCAGGGAATAATAATGTTACGCCAAAACATGCTCGTAGGTCAGCTAAATATGACAA aagtctTGCATACTTTACCATGAAAGATGGGCTTCCCGTGATTTTAACAAGAATTGTTGATTACCTGGTGAGGTGTAAAGAAGAAATAATACAGCAGTATGGTGAG AAAGCGAGAGAAGAAATAAAAACTGTAATTGGCCGGTTGTCGGAATTGAAAAATGAGATTCAAACCAATAAGCTGATTGTGCCCTTGATGTGTGAGGCTGAAGATGCTGACCAGTGGAATGCGTTCCTCGGTGATCAGGAAAACAGAGATGGGGAGGTGCGGTGGTTTACCACTGTATCCCTGCATGCAGAATGCTACATGTACCGACGAGTAAAGCAGAGTTTCGAACTGAC TGGTTCCCTGCGGAAGTTTGACCCGTTCTTTGCGGGTAAGGAAACATCGTTCATGAGCTCCCTGGAGGCTTGCGTGAAGATTGCGGAGAAGCAGTTTCAGCTGCTGAGAAGAGATGACGTACCACAGGACGAAATCAAGCAGCAGTTCATGGAACTTATCAag CTGAGCTTATACAGCAACAAGTTTGACATGGCCATGACGCTAGGGATAAGTAAAGGAGCCACAAACGAAGAGGCATTAGATTATGCAGGCCGATTCCTGGACTACTTGTCAGATGACTCTGAAGACATTTGGGAATATCTTTCACAATCTGAAGACATCCAG ATGTGGTGTTAG
- the LOC134536781 gene encoding damage-control phosphatase ARMT1-like isoform X2, with amino-acid sequence MKAREEIKTVIGRLSELKNEIQTNKLIVPLMCEAEDADQWNAFLGDQENRDGEVRWFTTVSLHAECYMYRRVKQSFELTGSLRKFDPFFAGKETSFMSSLEACVKIAEKQFQLLRRDDVPQDEIKQQFMELIKLSLYSNKFDMAMTLGISKGATNEEALDYAGRFLDYLSDDSEDIWEYLSQSEDIQVIDVVLDNAGFELFVDLCLADFLYTCIGAKRVRLHAKAMPWFVSNATLRDVNWLIETLSRVGAYSPGLPELGKRWRKYFDCGVWILETSSFWTLPYDFSEMERVDGDLYQSLTDSFLIIFKGDINYRKLLGDINWPFTTSFHSALRGFSPAHIAVLRIVKSDVLCGLTADQEETVLTKGPRWYTHGQYAAIQYD; translated from the exons ATG AAAGCGAGAGAAGAAATAAAAACTGTAATTGGCCGGTTGTCGGAATTGAAAAATGAGATTCAAACCAATAAGCTGATTGTGCCCTTGATGTGTGAGGCTGAAGATGCTGACCAGTGGAATGCGTTCCTCGGTGATCAGGAAAACAGAGATGGGGAGGTGCGGTGGTTTACCACTGTATCCCTGCATGCAGAATGCTACATGTACCGACGAGTAAAGCAGAGTTTCGAACTGAC TGGTTCCCTGCGGAAGTTTGACCCGTTCTTTGCGGGTAAGGAAACATCGTTCATGAGCTCCCTGGAGGCTTGCGTGAAGATTGCGGAGAAGCAGTTTCAGCTGCTGAGAAGAGATGACGTACCACAGGACGAAATCAAGCAGCAGTTCATGGAACTTATCAag CTGAGCTTATACAGCAACAAGTTTGACATGGCCATGACGCTAGGGATAAGTAAAGGAGCCACAAACGAAGAGGCATTAGATTATGCAGGCCGATTCCTGGACTACTTGTCAGATGACTCTGAAGACATTTGGGAATATCTTTCACAATCTGAAGACATCCAGGTGATAG ATGTGGTGTTAGACAATGCTGGTTTTGAACTATTTGTTGACTTATGCTTGGCTGATTTCCTCTACACATGCATTGGAGCGAAGAGAGTTCGTCTGCACGCAAAAGCCATGCCTTGGTTCGTGTCTAACGCCACACTTCGCGACGTGAACTGGCTCATAGAGACGCTGTCTCGTGTTGGCGCCTACTCTCCCGGCTTGCCGGAGCTTGGCAAGCGATGGCGGAAGTACTTCGACTGCGGAGTGTGGATTCTCGAAACCAGCAGCTTTTGGACTTTGCCATATGATTTCTCTGAAATGGAGCGAGTTGACGGCGACTTGTACCAGTCGCTGACAGAcagttttttgataattttcaaaggTGACATAAATTACAGAAAGCTCTTGGGCGATATAAACTGGCCATTCACCACGAGTTTCCACAGTGCACTTAGAGGCTTCAGTCCTGCTCATATTGCTGTGTTGCGTATTGTGAAATCTGATGTTTTGTGCGGGCTGACGGCTGATCAAGAAGAAACGGTTCTGACCAAAGGCCCGCGTTGGTACACACATGGGCAGTATGCTGCGATTCAGTACGACTGA